The nucleotide sequence TTACAATGTCAGTGTCAAAACCGGTCTCTTCTTTTATTTCTCTTTTCACTCCTTCCCACGGCGACTCCCCTCTTTCCAAACCACCACCGGGCAAACTCCACAAATCATAATCGCACCGATGACACAGCAGTACATGCTTATGTCTATCAAATATTATTCCAACTATTCCGATTGTAAATTTAGATTTCACGGATTGATTTTATCACTTTTCGGTTTTGAAATGTAGTGTCATGGTTAAATCATTTGACACGACGCGAAAGAGATAATTTTGACAATCACTTTTCAAAATGTATTATGTAGATAGTTATGAAAACCAAAGTTCTTCCTGTTCTCGGTAACCAAGTAGCCGAGAACTGCTCTCTGTTCGTTGATGTAAGACTCTTGCTGAAACAAGCTTTCGCAAATATGGAGCTTGTTTTTTATCCTGAAGACGGCAGTCAAGATGCAAGCGCCGAAACGAAAGGTAAAGGCGCTTTTCAGTTTTCAGACCAGACACCTCTGGTTTGGAGTTGTACATTCGGCGAGTTTCAACAGGTGGTGGACTCGTTTGGCTTTAAGCCATACAAAGACGACAAACTCGCTTTTCAGAACCCTTTAATGGCTGTTGCCTTTGCCCAATTTATTACAGCGTAATTCTCGGTACTTCAAAACCTTCCGGTTCGCGCTGGCAGGTTTTTATTTTAGACACGCGGGGTCTTGCCACGATAACAGAATTATCCACATTTACAACCTATTTACCACGTTCAATGCTATTTAGTGTCGGAAAAGATTTTAGGAGCATTGACATAGTTTTTAGATGTGATATGTTTGTATATATATTAGCTATAAAAAAGATATATGACTACACAAGTAATTTTTAGAATAGATAAGAAAATCAAAGAGCAAGCCCAAAGAAAAGCCAAGGGTAGCGGGTTAACCTTCTCCGATATTTTACAAATGGCAACATACGCCTACGTCAAGGACGACCTTGAGCCGGTTTTAATGCGAAAAGAGGAAAGGTTGAATATGAAGACGCGGCGTGAACTGACTAAAATTTCCAAGGATATCAAAGAAGGTAAAAATCTTGTCGGGCCTTTCGATTCAGCGAAAGAGATGGATAAATTTCTTAATTCTTTAAAATGAAATGCGTATTGAACTGCATAGAAACTTTTTAAAGAGTTACGTAAAACTTCCAAGAAAGATACAGGAAAAGTTTAAGGAGAGGCGAAATTTATTTATTGAAAATATGTTTCATCCTACCTTGGATAATCATTCGGTTGAACCGACTTACCCGAATTGTAGAAGTATAAATATAACCGGAGACTACCGCGCGCTTTTTGAAATCAGAGGAAAAGATATGGTTGTATTCACAAAAATCGGCACGCATTCGGAGTTGTACTAAATTTTGTCCAAAATGGCTTTACTTTGCTTCAGTTCAGAAATGGGGGAATTTAAGCTGTCCCCATTTGATGTCCTTTGACTGTTGATGACCCATTTGACCCCATTTGATAACAGGAGTGTCCCCATTTACTCTCCGCACCGTTTTTTTCGCAAATTTTGCGAAAATGC is from bacterium and encodes:
- a CDS encoding type II toxin-antitoxin system mRNA interferase toxin, RelE/StbE family; amino-acid sequence: MRIELHRNFLKSYVKLPRKIQEKFKERRNLFIENMFHPTLDNHSVEPTYPNCRSINITGDYRALFEIRGKDMVVFTKIGTHSELY